TGTAGACGTGCACAAACACGCGGAAGAGACGACACAGGATCTTCTTACAGATCTGGATGAAGTTCTTAGGGAAGGGAATTCCTGAAAGACAACAAGAGGAAGAATGAAagctgaaaaacaaacaacatgAAACATCACACATATCTGTCTGCAAAACAGGAAATCACCTGAACACCTACAGGAAGTGCCCTTCtgaacaaattaaataaaaataaaaagcccTTTCGAGGGTCTGGAAGGGTTCAGGCCTCATGAGATCAAGGGAAAATGCAGGAGTTAATCTCGCATTTGGGGCAGTTATTCTTCTGTGAAAGAATGtatgtgtatttgtgtaaagattgtgtgtgtgtgtgtgtgtgtgtgttgtgtaagCGTAAAtgagtttgtgtgtgagagactGAATTAGAGCCTTTGTTTCCTAACAAAAGCTCATTCTGCTCTGCTGATGGCCGAATGAAACGCTCTTGTGTTCAAACTGTCGAGCAGCATTCAGATCACAGATGAGCGGCTCTCATGAATCAATGCGACTGAACGCAGCGTTACAGCAGACTCGCTCTGAAGAACACAAGATGATCCTCATTTCAGTCACGTCCCTGTTTTCAAGACGGTCACACAGACACCCGTCAGCATCCGCCTTCACACAATCATTCTATATAACACCAACTATCATATACTGGATCATAATAGAGGTATTTGAGCTGGAAATTGAGGAAAATTCTGGAAATGATACGAGTCatgtttaaagctgctgtccagCGTGTGTACGGCTGCGTGTCATTTAATTATCCACAGAACGGTAATAAGACTGTCCGTACAGCCCGGCGGACGCAGGATTAGTGGAGCTGCTGACCTGTTTAGTCTCTCGGTCATGTGATCAGACTGTGTTTGTACTGTAGATCATCGCCATCTTAATCTGCTCTTAATACGACCTGAAAAACAAAGAACTGTAACATTTTTGTGGCTCGATAAACCTGCATCCCTGAGCTGCTTTACTGTACTAATAATTCTAGCGGACGCAAAATATATGAGCGAAAGTGCCAAATGGGGTCTCTATTAGACACGTAACAACATAATCTGGGTTTAGAGCCAAAAATACTCCCTTTACACAGTCTGACTACTAGTCGTGATTTTATTTCAATCAACTGTTCAGCTCACAAGAGTTTGCATGGATGTGTCCAGCCCTCAGCTTCCCATCATAACACATTTATACTTACAATCCAGTAGATTATAAAAGAGCAAATGACCATAAAATCTGACACAGGATGTCAAATGCTGTGGACAGGATCTTCCTCTTCCTTCCTCTACCTCGATCTCAAAGAGGTTTCCTGACGCTTCTCTCTGGATGTGGAGCGCCGTTCCCAATCCCTAACTCATCGTCCCAACAATCATAGAGAATATAATCACTAAAACAATGTATGTCAAATCAGAGAGTCAGGAGGACAAACAGAGACAACAATGAGCACAAACTGGCCAGAATAGTATTAACGgtctttaaataattaaaaggaTTTAAGGCTAAAGAAAGAAGAATAGTCAAAATAAATTGAATATATTGCTGTGACGTAACTGCTACATCtcatctcgcgtgtgtttggttgtgaaatgtattttgcgtgccagacagagttgtcgcgattcttcctattgtaaagtcatgcagtgtgaaaccttctgtcgccgatccatcgtgcagtttgaacacagcagcgactgaatgctggccaagatagtcatgcagtgtgaaaagaacagtgacccgactactttgaaaatcgtgcagtctgaactcggcttaactTTATGCAAACAGCTTGTTCATGTTTCTTGTGttgtcacattcagttatgaattACATGAATCATGCAAATTACAGCCTCAATTTCCAATTCAAAATGGCGAAATTTGACAAAAACTTCaagtagtttgcatcactggataATGGTGTTTAACAATTTCTTTTTTTCGTAAAacagttgtaaaatatttagctCCTTACATCTTTATCTCAACAGCACAATGCACAAGCACATCAGAACGAGACCTGAAGAACACAGAGATTCGCattctttacaaaaaaacacagtaaaccCTAAATCAATGGACAGTAATTGAGAAATCAGTCAACCAATGTTGGGAGAATTAgaacaaactatttaaaaaaaagactatAAAAACAGGCAAACCAAGATGGAGAAATATGAGAAACTTATTTCCAAACAATATTTAATGAAGAAGCAACTGGCACAGATTGAAagcaaaaacaagcaaacaactGGAGGAACTGGAACTGGACCTGCTGGATCGATGCGGTCAGACCTGAACCCTGACACTGAACCTGAAGAAAACTACGATCACGAGCTTCCGGAAAAGATCCAGATTGCAGGGAACACAGGGCATATTCACTAACCAGAAAACTCATTCATGACTGTGTAGGTCTAAACATCACATCCACAGTGAACTTTAACACTGAAGTGAATGAACTGAGAGATGAAACCACGATGTCCCACAGAGATACCGACTGAAAGTATTACACGGAGTGTTTGAGGCGACTGCCTGTATGGCAGTGAGGAATGACAAATCAAAATCAAGAATTCACCATCAAATTGAGACCGAATTCTGCAAAACATCCACAGACACACAACAAATCATTCACACAGAGTAGAAATGGGCCTTCAGATTCTGGAAGTGAGTCCAAGCTGCTGTTCTTCTGAGATGAACACGAGACGGCACACGTTTGCTTCGGTATCAGAGAGCGACACTGTGCCACGCTTCACCACCACtctttcctcttcttcttttattcGTAGtgtttccttttttcttttgtgtctAACTTCATCTTCATTATTTAACATCATCAGTTCTGAACTGTTTTATTTGTCTGAATCAGTATAAACGCTTCAGCAATATGAATGTCTATCATGCCAGTAAGGCACACTGAAGCTGAGAAGATCTCAGTATTTCAGGGTTTCATGAAGCTCGACGGGGTTCGGTTACAGGCGGATCACGCTACACTGAGAGCTGATGCGCCTTCAGGGTATCTGACGGCCTTGAATTATTGACCGCATGTAGGTGATAGTGTTCCCTGTGAACGAGACCTCACGCCCTCTCGCTGTGATGAGTGACGACGGAGGGAAAGAGAGGCAGCGGCCCCTCAGAAGACTCAATGGAAACGAACGGACTAATTACAGAGTTAACAACTCAATCCGGTCACGTACAAACCAAACTCAAAATCACTTGAAATGATGATCTGTGAGCTGTTTAGTGAAACTAACTTTTAAAGTAATGTTAACTCATCAACCAGACGAAACTATAACTAAGCCGTGCGCCAGTACTTTAACAAATCCGACACCATCAGAAACAAGAAGCCGtttcacagattataatgggagCGTGTGTTAGACGTGTGTAGACAAATCTGCTGCGTGCAGAGTcaaaccaaacacacacacacacacacacacacacacacacactggtggtggtcaaaagtttggaataattaagatttttgtaatgtttttgaaagaagtctcttctgctcaccaaagctgcatttatttgatgaaaaatgcagttaaagcagtaaaatattattacaattttaaaggggtgcttgattatgatttgacttttttaactttagttagtgtgtaatgttgctgtttgatcataaacaacatctgcaaagttacgacgctcaaagttcaatacaaagagagatattttctttttcagaaaTCGCTGTTTAAAGACTACAACAAACatctggtagggactacaatgagcttcttcccaggttagtgacatcacaaaccctaaaatttacataaaccccgcccccgagaacacgcaacaaagggggcggggccatgttgggctgctttagagaagaggaagagttgttgtagtcgagtgttgttgtcatgccgtcattttacgccggactgcttcacaaacgagggtcaattcaacacaaaagatgaacatgacggcacatgctagtggatgagttgaatcaactccacagcaactacatcaatttatccactaaccattcagaaacgtctaaaagttgtaacttcttcctgagtctctccatcagtgtcgactccggtttgaacaatgtaaggctgaacaccgttactgacaatcctcattttggctgcgtgagattctccagctttgttgttgttgagctgttaaatttgcatttgcatttaaagggacacacacaaaaaacggcgtgtttttgctcacacccaaataggggcaaatttgacaagctataataaatgatctgtgggggattttgagctgaaacttcacacacacattctggagacaccagaatATACTGTCTAATGTAATGTTACattgagcaaaagagacttctttcaaaaacataacaaaaatcCCAATTAAAAAGCctgtaattattccaaactcACAAACTGACCATCAGTGTATAACAGAAACATGGAAACACTCACCGATGCTGGTGGGGAAAATGTCCTCGTTATTGATCTGCATCTCGATCCAGTCCATCAGCAGGTTCATGTACTGCGGCGCGGGCAGCGGCGTGGGCTTCTTATACTTGTGCTCGTCTTGCCATCGGTACTCGTACCGCGGGCCGCCGGACATCACCGGGCAGCTCTTCTCCGTGCAGAACTCGCACACCGTCCCATAGATGAGGTTGATCCGGTTGAAGAAGTCCACCACGTGCACGGCCACCCAGTCGTTCAGATCCTCGCCGTGCGGCAGCTGGACGGACGCTTTCAGGTCCACGCCGGAGCTGAGTGACGCCTGCGCCCGCTTGTGCAGCTCGAAGCGCTGAGTGCCCGGCTCGAACCTGCGCTTGGGCCGGAACGTCTTGTCTTTGTTAAACACTTGTTTGAGTGCGATGGACATGATGTCTAGGAGAACAGACGTTCAGTCAGCGGGTGAGAGAATCGAGCACTGAGGAAGAGTCGCGCTCCTCTGCGTTATCACATGCTCTCCTGGAAAACAAATGAACCACGGTTAGTCAAACGTTTGGACACACTTGACTGAATTTGTGTTTCTTGTGGTCTTAAAAACTTTTCAATCTAAAGGCTTATGCTTAAAAGCGTGAAACTAATTGTGTAATGTCAGTTACGCTTGTTTTGtgagttgaatagggaaggcgtaggacttTGTGAGTTTTACACCTTCTgcgtaacttgaatacggaagaaggtctggcagaagctagatatttgactccataacttgttaaatatggatatatttttttttacacaaatgcatcgcttcacttcagaaggactttattaaccccccggagccgtttatgatggatggatgcactttcttcagctttatACTCGTTGTTTCcaattcactgccattataaaacttggatgcgtcaggatatttatcaGTATAGCTaattctgattgtgttcatcagaaagaagaaagtcatatacacctaggatggcttgagggtgagtaaatcctggggtaattttcattttaaagtcatctaatcctttaaacacGGGTGAAAGACTAGACTAGTGCTGCAGATATAATCCTATCAATACTATATAACACGGCAGACATAAATCATGAGAGCCACTGAATCTGTTGCATCTGCTTCGCTCGAGGCCAATAGTTGTGTAATGACATCATTCTGAAGAGACTCGTGTTTAACAACCCTGTAAAACATTCAGTCGATCTAAACCAAACCACAAATCCGGATGTCTTGAGGTGTGAAAGGGTTAGAGACTTTTACACCAAAAGTCATATTGCTTTGACATCAAATTAAAGCTCATGTGGCCGTAATCCCAAACACACTGCAATTTTACAAATAGTTGTCCATCATTAAGATTCTGACTCAAGACTCGGTCCTTCACACCACATTTCATAAGCTCAACAGTCTTCCAAGAGGACATTATAAAGCAGAAGAAATGATGGGATATTCTCAGTCATTTCTTATAAAAAAAAGGAATCGTCTGTTTCTGAAACCAGCCTGTTAAAACGCTGGAGAAACAAATGGTCCCGTTTCTACTCAAGACGGCATTCGGAGCCACAGAAGGTCCTGGAGACACGGAGCTGAACGCATCCAAACTCCACAAACTCTGCGCTTCCACAGGGACAGAAGCATCACGCTGTGTCGGATCATCATTACTCCGCCGCTGTTTTACAAAGAGGAGGAAAGTAAAATCACACTGACCGTTCGGCTCTCAGCAGGCGAATATCACAGCGCTGCAACTGCTGGCGCTCAACACGAGAAGAGAAGGCGTTGGCTTCAAGCGGGAAGATTTTGGGTTTTACCTGTAAATCTTTGTTACGAATGAGTCAGTCAGTTTTCTATCTAGTCAATGTTTAACTCTCATTATGTGCCCTAGTTTTCAAACAGCAGATAACTAACGGCACATTCTTCTGATCTGAGTCACTGTGCAGAAAAAACAGACAATTAGATCTATCGAGGGTTAATATCTTTGGATAAAAAGTATCCATAAACACAGTTATGCAATTGCAGATGCTTTTATACACACTGCAttcaagataaatgttttatcaGTTCAGGCCTTCATGTTTCAAGTGCTATGACAGACGGTCAGATctacgagtgtgtgtgtgtgtgtgtgtgtttatcatCTAATCTAATCTGATGTGTGGAATAACAACATGATCAAGAAAAGGAAATTCATCATGAAAAGGGTGTAATATCAATCAGTTATGATCAGTAAAAATGCATAACACTTGTTTTCTAGGGGAAAAAGAACAGAAGATAGTCTGATAGTGATTCATGAAGAGGCATGTGTGAGCAGAAAAACATGCAGCTCTTTACCTACAAGATCACACGCATGTCAGAACATGAACATCACGGCCTGTTTCAGTGGATCTCAGCTGGTTTTGCTCTGATTTATGATGGACATCAAGCAGAGACTCTACACCAGCAGATTTATTgtacaaaatgaaataaaaatgagttAGAAGTACCATTAATTGTGTAGGCCCAAAAACATGCAGATTTTAAACAGTACATAGGCGGAATTAAAGGGGAGgctgattatgatttgacttttttaattttagtaatgttgctgtttgatcataaacaaaaAGTTAGGACattcaaagttcaatgcaaaggaagagactacaacgagcttcctCCTGGgatggtgacatcactaaccctaaaatttacataaaccccgccccccgaagaacacacaacaaagggggcggggccatgttgggctgctttagagaagaggaagagttgttgtagtcgagtgttgttgtcatgccgtcattttacgccggactgcttcacaaacgagggtcaattcaacacaaaagatgaacatgacggcacatgtgAGCTGTTAAAGAGCAGAGAGCTCATTTTCatctaaattagctcctacttcagagtagggtcgaaaccagcactataggaaccATCAGTGACGTAAGGGTAcgttgattggtcaaacgcatgtcaaacaccGGACACCCGTCATTTTCAAACAGccgtgtaaacatatttacgaTCATGGAAAACAGCGATGACGGCATTTACCTGTCgtctgcagggttgtgttcttttctccaCCGTCATGATATgtaatactgaaagttgtcataggagatttcgtctcttagccgcactttttgctctttcagtcgcATAAATTATGcgtttacattccatctccgttatcacgaaacccaagacacacaacaaacacaacaCGGCGTCCTCCATCGGTTTTTAGCATTTGTAAAGATGCTGCTGTCGGacgcttcagagttcctattgCCGCTGCGACTGTCACCAGGAACATGTCCCGGGGGAGAAAGTAGTTCTCGGGGAACTATAatagtggctagttcctataactgagttcctagaactattcggTGTGAAAGCCactttatattacatcttgtgaaaaggggcattatatgtcctgtttaaaatattttagttttacaTTGTCTATACAGTATGAGTGTTTGACAGACAATAACTAACACACTCTTCAATCAAACCAGATCTTTAATACCGATTTCTTCTTCTGACTCTGAGCTGATCAGAATAAGCTGGTCTCTCATCAGAGCCGGTTCTTCTTCTGAACCCAGGACCGGCTTACATAACAAACACAACATccatcagtctgtctgtctgctgtgAACTGGTCTCTGTCCTTCAGTCCACTTCTGCTCATTTGTGCAAAACAAACCCAAAACTACCATCCCTACATCTAAACTCATTCCTCTAGTCACGAATTAACACACTAACCAATGCAAAATCGGCATACAAAAACCATGTTTATAGTCTGACTAGATTAACTATTAAACTGAGCTATCCACACAGTTTCTCGTGTTACAGAGACTTTACTAGAGACTTTTTTACGAATGTCACTCAAAGTTCTCAACAGAGCAAAGCTCTTCAAAAGAAACTGTTCCATGTGAGCAAATGTTCCATTCGTGTAATTCAGATGCCGTTAGTGAGGATCCCACTATCCCAACACTCCCAACACATTCCCAACACACTTTAAACGAGATGAACACAAAACGGCACTGAGGAAACAAACCATAAACCGAGTGAAACCGATGTTCCCTCATACGAGAACTCTGAAAATGCAAAACAACATTGAGTCACACTCACCACTGCTGTTGATCCGAATGTCCTCAtgtagagtgtgtgtgtgtgtgtgtgtgtgtgtgtgtgagagagagagagagagagagagagagagagagagagactcccGCTTCTCCtcccactcaaacacacacaggccgcaagagagacaacaacagattCACTACATATTACTGATAAATCGCTTTCTCATATTCTCTACACATGATGTTCGTGAACTCAAACCCGTGTGCGAGTGATTTTACAGATGCAAAGAGAAAAGCGGCTTAAGCAGCCAAAGGCAGATCATCGGCGACATCTAGCGGTCACACGGAGACTCACACTGGATAATCACAATCTGTCACATTACGGTACTTTGATCTTTGATCTTATCTGCTCACGAAATATGCACACATACTCTCAGCAATATGCATTTCCTATATGGAATACCTTTATGAAATACAAATGTCTTTTTTGCAACAAGTaaccagtgatgggaataacggcgttataaataaacggcgttactaacgccgttacttttttcagtaacgagtaatcaaacgaattactttttctcccgttacaacgccgttagcgttactgacaaaaaaaatgccgcgttactataattgagctcactgatgcggttttcatccgagtaagctctctctcagccataggacctgcaaagttttttttctctggtgtgtgctgcggtaagtcatacacaaatataattttaaactgataataatgtacgatgcgctgtgtgtgtgtctgtcagagctcaaaccagaataccctttttgatgcttgatcgaaaatatgtgaaatgagtttttttttctagtcgactagtagttgttcatttaagctattagttgactaatcacatttatattaatttaatttcttaaatactggagagaataaaccataataaggagcgtttacataatatagctatatagcactcaagggcacgcataattgccataaagaaccggcaaaagtaatgattatgagtgtgacaaaaacagtaaggagacattttaattgtttattaataaagtaatgttttctgaatcagtgtcggctgcaaagatgaagttgacattgctgattctctttgctgatcatctgctcatatggacgcgcctagagagataacgcacatttcattcggattaggctacataatcagagtagcctctttcttttcgttttaataacttcattttcgttaaagtagatatttcaagcattctatagatatatttctcatgtctgcgaggcaagcagcctctgagtttcggttcatttagcctataagacgcgctcctgttcacgcgccagtgatcgcgcccgcgcctccatgtcatgattttattgtctgctatatttgttgttatatattaaatcaaagcaatttgtagatgaaacattgattaaaactaagatacaatttttacaaaacgaaattcactttaaagaaaggctttctacaaagcaaaacttaatgaagtggtaaAAATCttatctgacccactccatgtctcccgatatatttgcgcagcatcttactcatgctgttcactaacttttcataatcgaataaatggatttaaaacataacataggactatttaaacataaatatgaaactacgttttctttaatggcttccaacacagtacagagaaatttcatgtcgtgagcaagagcggatcatgagtcagaagtcgcatcaagaataatttattcttagacttatatgtaatattgggggcattcaatttatttggcatatttttattttatttttttaaagtaacgcaatagttactttccctggtaattagttacttttataatgatgtaactcagttactaactccgttactatttgtgagaagtaactagtaactataactaattacttttttaaagcaatGTGACCAACACTGCAAGTAACGCAGGTGAATAACAGCAGCgctgccctctagtggccgCTTCAGGATCAGTTCAGGGTTCAAGTTCTGTTTTAGTGCACTCACcttgaaatgaaataaagtttattactgtaaagctgcGATATATAAGTAAAGGTGACTTGagcaaataaaaaattgaataacaTAATTTGAATTCGAATCCATATTaagtgcatttattttaaatccttttaaaatataattttgaacAGATCTAtccatttaatttaaatgaaatgacCCTAATGTAAAAACTCTGTGCATACTggtttctcagtttttattaaaaaaggtGGTGGTGGGGATATTAGTTTGATCTGATGGTGGAAAAACATCGGACAAACAGTGGATTTGCATTTTACATGGACTTTCTTCAAGCTTACAGAAACAGAGCATGTGAACATACATGAGTTTATACTGTCTGTTCCCAGTTTACCCATACAAACATTTACCATAGTAGTTACTACAGCAATACCGTGATAAACTTATTATTAGCCACCCTTTCATAACAAATGATGGTTTGAAGCATAAACCATATTCATTTATCAGTATATGACTGCAGTAATTGAGCTTTGGAAACTTTCTGTACCGTGGTAAAGTTTTGTAAGGATGTGTTTCATACAAGACAGCGACATTCATCATTCAGAAGCCTGATTATAAATGAATCATGAATTAAAACAGTCAAACCACATGAAGAACTGCAGCGTAAGGCAACTATGATCGCACTTTCCCCCCGAATATGGCTTAAATTGATCCCACAATTATTACTGTTTTGTGAGCAATAAATTAATCAGCaagaataaacaaaaaacaatctCAAAGCCCTTTGATACGCGACTATATGGCTACTGAAAACGTGTTTAGTCAAGTCCAGTTTGGTCATCTTAGTacattaaatcaaataaaaataaactattcAATAAAATTCCAGACGTTTAAAttagaaaaacatttaataactgaacaaacactgaactgCAGCCATTCCAACACATCTGTCAGTGTCTTTCTCCAGTGTTCGTCGAGGTGTTTCTCAAGGGTTTAGTTACTCGCAAGTAAACGGTCCAGACGTTCCTGAAAGCACATTGTGTTCTGCGATCCGTCAGACACCGAACACACATCGGCCGGATAAAGCCCAGCAGACGTCTGACATTCAGAACACAAGTCGTGATTGACAGAAGAATTAAAAACCAAAAAGAGAAGCTCGAATCGACTACCTAAAACAGGCGCAAACCCTCACAACGCGCCGATGGTCTCTATTCCTTTCAGCACGTCGTAGATCTCTCTGGGCAAGATAACGTAGCTCTCTCCCGGCGTCACGTCCTTCTTCCCGGTCTTCCGGACCTGGCTCACGGCTCTGTAGCGCTCCAGCTGCCGCTCCTGACGCCGGCACTTCTGCTGCACCGTCTTCAGTCTCTTGCGCAGCTTCTCCAGCTGTTCCTGCAGCTGCTCGATGCGTCTCTTCTGCTGCACCGTGTCCTCCACCGTGTAGTTGTGGTCGCAGGACACGCAGGCGCTGGCGTGGAGGTCCGGGTTCGGCTCCGGCTCCGTTTCAGACGGCCGCACCACTGCCGTCTCTTCGGCATCAGAGAGAGGGAGACTCAGAGGAAAGTCCATGTCCGGGCTGAAGGCGTCCTCCAGAGACGCTGCCTGTGAACAACGGATGGACACGAGTCACATGAGGAGAAATCAAAGCCTGTCCTAAATGAAAGCAGTCAGGACAGTCACAGGGCCATATatttcctgaactttgaaaagaaaagaggttgaaatactttaaaaacaactaCTTCCAGAAGAGCCTTTACTGCAGCAGTGAACGGCCCAACTCAAACCACATGTGGAGACggtcaaaacaaaacaaataataatagcTGTCTCGTgagtgtgagggtgaaattaggatagaatatccaccactacatttacattacgcctccactgtcgctTTGCTTTTTTAGAAATAgaaaccatttaattcagttggataacggtcgcttcAATCCCATCCAGCTCATCCAACACGAGCTGCAGAGCCGGACAGAGTTCACAGATCACGTGACGACATGACTGACGAGACCGTGGCGGAGGATTCGTCGCACAACAGATCCTAAGCGTCTGATAAATGTCTGATCTTGTAGAATGAAcacattcaaacgtgattttgtaaaagcggctccctgattaATGCAAACATCTCCCAATCTCAGGCTggactgtgtgtctgtgagcatctctcagctctgtgtCATGCTTGAAGAAAGATTTGGTCTCCATTTGCACTGAATATAGTGCTTTGATGACGGTTGCACTCGTTTGAACTAGGAggaaactgttattcatttttatttatactgtttttatttatatgatcaatttgtggaaagaAGTTCAgataggaggtcaaaagttgtgcAAGttcatacactaccattcaaaagcctggaaacattactattttaatgttttccaaagaagtctcttctgctcttcaagcctgcatttatttgatcaaaaatacagaagaaaaacagtaatattgtgaaatattattacaatttaaaataatggttttctattataatatacttaaatataatttattcctgtgatcaaagctgaattttcagcatcattactccagtcttcagtgtcacatgatccttcagaaatcattctgatatgatgatttattaaatgttgtgctgctt
This DNA window, taken from Megalobrama amblycephala isolate DHTTF-2021 linkage group LG4, ASM1881202v1, whole genome shotgun sequence, encodes the following:
- the LOC125266200 gene encoding MOB kinase activator 3B, with protein sequence MSIALKQVFNKDKTFRPKRRFEPGTQRFELHKRAQASLSSGVDLKASVQLPHGEDLNDWVAVHVVDFFNRINLIYGTVCEFCTEKSCPVMSGGPRYEYRWQDEHKYKKPTPLPAPQYMNLLMDWIEMQINNEDIFPTSIGIPFPKNFIQICKKILCRLFRVFVHVYIHHFDRILLMGAEAHVNTCYKHFYYFATELNLIDRKELEPLKEMSSRMCL
- the thap1 gene encoding THAP domain-containing protein 1, with amino-acid sequence MVQSCSAYGCKNRYQKDKNISFHKFPLARPDVCGKWVAAMKRRNFKPTKYSNICSQHFTRDCFKRECNNRVLKDNAVPSLFSFSKIQMQAASLEDAFSPDMDFPLSLPLSDAEETAVVRPSETEPEPNPDLHASACVSCDHNYTVEDTVQQKRRIEQLQEQLEKLRKRLKTVQQKCRRQERQLERYRAVSQVRKTGKKDVTPGESYVILPREIYDVLKGIETIGAL